In Colletotrichum higginsianum IMI 349063 chromosome 1, whole genome shotgun sequence, one genomic interval encodes:
- a CDS encoding Nitrilase has product MSLPFANPPASVSHFYPSMAFKMCVQREHVHFATSSYFANVEGEASLWWENEWVNTGAVDVYSVFGSGYSFLPAVGASPVTDEFCTRVAI; this is encoded by the coding sequence ATGAGTTTGCCTTTTGCGAACCCTCCTGCTTCCGTTAGTCATTTCTACCCCAGCATGGCCTTCAAAATGTGCGTCCAACGTGAGCACGTTCACTTTGCCACGTCTTCTTACTTCGCCAATGTCGAAGGAGAGGCTTCGCTCTGGTGGGAGAACGAGTGGGTCAACacgggcgccgtcgacgtctaCTCCGTCTTCGGCAGTGGCTACTCCTTCTTACCGGCCGTGGGCGCATCTCCGGTCACAGATGAATTCTGCACGCGGGTGGCCATATAG
- a CDS encoding Efflux pump, protein MALIFLAWCDIPDQVPKPSPMTVLPQLHTYLDFVGFVLCAGAAVMFLIALELGGNELPFNSPTVIGMFCGSAGALGAFLSWNYHKGDDGLIPPSMVRKRPVWSAAATTFTLVGSAMIQIYLLPLYFQTVQGASPAQSGVNVLPSILSQLVFAYGGGLLVGKLGCYLPWAVGGTAMTIIAGGLFTTLTPTTSVAKWVGFQILTGAGRGVVLQLPSIAVQANLPPEQISMGMSFVTFSQFMGSAVALSTGNAIFVGALKQDLPRYSPNVDVAAVLGAGATGFRTVVSENELSGVLEAYVSSINKEFYLSLGFAIASFGFAWGMGWKDVRPPKQPGQA, encoded by the exons ATGGCGCTGATCTTTCTGGCCTGGTGCGATATCCCCGACCAGGTACCTAAACCCAGCCCAATGACGGTGCTCCCGCAGCTTCACACGTACCTCGACTTTGTCGGGTTTGTGCTCTGCGCCGGAGCGGCCGTCATGTTCCTCATCGCATTGGAGCTCGGAGGCAACGAGTTACCCTTCAACAGCCCCACCGTGATAGGGATGTTCTGCGGCTCTGCGGGAGCTCTGGGCGCGTTCCTCTCATGGAACTACCACAAGGGGGACGACGGGCTGATCCCGCCATCGATGGTCCGTAAAAGGCCCGTTTGGTCCGCTGCCGCCACTACCTTCACTCTGGTTGGTTCGGCAATGATTCAGATCTACTTGCTGCCGCTGTACTTCCAGACAGTCCAAGGGGCCTCGCCGGCCCAGAGCGGCGTCAACGTCCTACCAAGCATTTTGTCACAACTGGTTTTCGCCTACGGAGGGGGCTTGCTCG TCGGTAAACTCGGGTGTTATTTGCCGTGGGCCGTGGGAGGAACGGCCATGACAATCATCGCAGGTGGCCTTTTCACGACGCTGACGCCGACAACCTCTGTGGCGAAATGGGTGGGCTTTCAGATCCTGACGGGCGCTGGGAGGGGTGTCGTGTTACAACTG CCAAGCATCGCCGTCCAGGCGAATCTGCCACCCGAGCAAATCTCCATGGGCATGTCCTTTGTGACTTTCTCGCAGTTTATGGGGTCTGCCGTTGCCCTTTCCACGGGCAACGCAATATTCGTCGGGGCGCTGAAGCAGGATCTTCCGCGATACTCGCCGAACGTCGACGTTGCGGCGGTACTCGGCGCAGGAGCCACGGGGTTCCGCACAGTTGTTTCCGAGAACGAACTGTCGGGAGTGCTCGAGGCATATGTTTCAAGCATTAACAAAGAGTTCTACTTGTCTCTGGGGTTTGCCATTGCGTCTTTCGGCTTTGCATGGGGCATGGGCTGGAAAGATGTCCGGCCGCCCAAGCAGCCTGGCCAGGCCTGA
- a CDS encoding Efflux pump: MTEESTLAMDPVHTSTDMSPSTFTRDRSGPTKASIDKENTSMAEHDRKSGGSQEPRVVPPAPKYLSGASLVVVITCVVVVAWLMFLDSSIIVTAIPAITDEFHSLKDIGWYGSAYHVANAAFQPLTGRIYRYFSSKARNWLPTARCGVWCWWINNADSKQWSFFAFLVLFEIGSLICGAAPSSVILIVGRVVAGIGSAGIMSGGLTIVAGAVPLERRPGTCATPEYVFCKVVSLTSSCTILQLLWVWSLAVSVTHLPVPDVAVKANRLI, from the exons ATGACGGAGGAGTCCACGCTGGCGATGGACCCTGTCCACACATCTACGGACATGTCCCCGTCCACATTCACACGGGACCGGTCCGGTCCGACCAAGGCCTCGATAGACAAAGAGAACACCTCAATGGCGGAACATGATAGAAAAAGTGGCGGATCGCAGGAGCCCCGGGTTGTTCCTCCGGCCCCAAAGTACCTGTCAGGCGCCAGCCTAGTAGTCGTGATTACCTGTGTGGTTGTAGTCGCCTGGTTGATGTTCCTGGATAGCTCCATCATAGTCACT GCTATCCCGGCAATAACAGACGAGTTCCACTCGCTGAAAGATATCGGGTGGTACGGCAGCGCGTATCACGTCGCCAACGCGGCCTTTCAACCACTCACAGGCAGGATTTACCGCTACTTCAGCTCAAAGGCAAGAAATTGGCTACCGACAGCCCGGTGTGGTGTTTGGTGTTGGTGGATAAACAATGCTGATTCAAAACAGTGGTCATTTTTTGCCTTTTTGGTCTTGTTCGAAATCGGGTCCCTAATTTGCGGGGCGGCCCCGTCCTCCGTGATCCTGATCGTCGGCAGAGTCGTCGCGGGCATAGGGAGTGCTGGGATCATGAGCGGCGGTCTAACGATCGTCGCCGGAGCAGTGCCGCTTGAGAGAAGGCCCGGTACGTGTGCCACGCCAGAATATGTTTTCTGCAAAGTTGTTTCTCTGACAAGCAGCTGTACTATATTGCAGCTCTTATGGGTCTGGTCATTGGCCGTAAGTGTTACCCACCTCCCGGTGCCTGACGTCGCCGTGAAGGCTAACCGCTTGATTTAA